Below is a genomic region from Dehalococcoidia bacterium.
GCGTCCAGCCCAGCCGCGCCCGCCGCGACGCCGCGCCGGCGCCAGCGCGACGCGGGGGCCGCCCCCGCCGCTAAGACGAAAGGAGGCGGGCGCTTGCCCGCCTCGTCGTGAAGTTGACTTGAGGTGACCTAGTTTTTCCGCTCGTGCAGCGGCACGTACTTCTGGTTCATCGGCCCGACGTACTTGAGAAGCGGGCGGATGAGCATGTTGTTGTCGTACTGCTCGAGGATCTCGATGCACCAGCCGGGCACGCGGCCGATGGCGAAAATCGGCACGAACATGTCTTCCGGGATGCCCAGCAGGTGATACACGGAGCCGGCGTAGAAGTCCACGTTCACGTAAATACCGCGCGACTGGTAGCGCTGCATCTCCTGCTCGACAACCTGTAGCAGCTTGTACCACTCCTCGTGGCCGAGCTTCGCGCCCAGGATGCGCGAGCGCTCGCGCATGTGGCGGGCGCGCGGGTCCTCGGCGCGGTAGACGCGGTGGCCGAAGCCCATGATCCGCTCGCCGCGGTCCAGTCGCTGGCGGATGTACTCCGCCGCCCGCTCCGGCGTGCCGATCTCGAGCGCCATCTTCATCACGGCCTCGGCGGCGCCACCGTGAAGCGGCCCCTTGAGCGTGCCAATCGCCGTCGTGATCGCCGAGTGCATGTCGCTGAGGGTCGAGGCCGTCACGCGCGCGGCGAAGGCGGAGGCGTTCGCGCCGTGCTCGGCGTGCAGGAGGAAGTCGAGGTCCATCGCCTCGACCGCCTCCGGGCTCGGCGTCTGGCCCGTCATCATGTACAGCCAGTTCGCCGCGTGGTCGAGGTCGTCTCGAGGCTCCAGCGGCTCCAGGCCCCGGCGTACGCGCTCATGTGCGGCGACGATGGTCGGCACCTGCGCCGTCAATCGCTCCGCCTTGCGCAGGTTCGCTTCGCGCGACATGTCCTCGGTGTCAGGGTCGAAGGCGGAAAGGGCGGAGACTCCGGTGCGGAGGACGTCCATCGGGTGGGCGTTTTGCACCAGCCGGATGACCTCGATGACCTGCTTCGGCAGGCCGCGCTGGGCCTTGAGGCGCTTCTTGAAGCTGTTCAGCTCCTCCTCAGTCGGCAGGTCACCGTGGAGGAGCAGGTAGGTCACCTCCTCGAAGGAGGAGTTCGCAGCCAGGTCGTGGATGTTGTAGCCGCGATAGAGGAGGATGCCCCGCTCACCGTCGATGTAGCTCGACTCCGTCGTGTCGAGGACTACGTCCTTTAGCCCGCGGGCAAGAGTGTCGTTCACTGCGTCCTCCGAAAAAGTGACCTTAGCCCAGCAAAATACCCTGGAGTGCCCAGGGTAAGGAGTACGTGGTGGGGACCGCTGGGCTCCAACCCTGGAGCCACGGGGATTATATCACCCGATACGAATAGCGAGTAGCGATAGGCGTAAGGAATCGGCCCTGCTACGGCCGGCGCCGGGCAGACCACGCTTTCCGCGCCAGGTGCGTCCGGTCCAGCCTCGCGGTCGCATCCCTGATCACGGGATCTCTCGCGGGTATAAACCCGGCCCGCCTCCTGCCGAAACTGATCCTTGACGGTTATGGAAGCGCCGTCCTTTGGAGCCCGAGTGGAGGAACAGGGATGCAGGTGACAGCGGACGTCAAGTGCTACTACTGCGGCCACGTCAGCGGCCAGATTATCGGGCCGAAGAACGCGCCGCTAAGGGTGAGCAATTTCGTGCCCCGGCCAGGCTACACCGGCGAGCGGCCGCGCCCGGGCGACCGTCTGCGCTGCGAACGCTGCCGGGGCCCCGTGTATCTCGAAGACGTGTCGCCCCTGACGATCGGCGTGTCCAACGTCGCCAGCCTCATCGCCTACAAGCGAGAGAAGGCCCTCAAGCTCAAGAAGAAGGCGAAGTCGACGCGCGTCGCCTGACCGGAGCCCTCTGAGAAACGAAGCGGCCGGGCATGATGCCCGGCCGTCGCCGTTCCTGTCCTGCCGCCTTAGCGTACCGTGAACGTCCCCGTCATCGTGTCCGGGTGGACGTCACAGCGGAAGAAGAAGCTGCCGGCGCGCGGAGGTGTGAAAGTCAGGGTGCGGCTGGCCACGCCCGCAAAGAGCTCGCCGACCGACTGGTTGGGCACGAGCGCCTGGGTAGCGCTCCGGCTCGTGTAGAAGGCGATGTTGTGCAGCACGCCCGCGTCCTGATTGTCCAGCGTCACCGAAAAGGGGGCGCCGGCATTCGCCGTAAGGGAGCGCTTGTCGAACTGCAGGTTGCGCGCCACAACCGTCACCGATACCGGCCCGCCGCCGCCACCGCCGCCTCCGTCGGCGGCACCGTCCGTCGCCGCCGCTTCGTCGCTCTTGATGAGCTGCGCGCCGCCCCACAGGGCGAGCGAGAAGACGATGAACGAGACCACCATCAGCGGCACGCCAAACTTGACGTTGTTGGGGACCTGCGGCATTCTCCCTCCTCGGCTCGGCGGACGTCCCGCCTAGGTGAACCTCACGAACTGGTCCAGCATCATCGCGATAAAGATAAGCGCCAGGTAGGTTAGGGAGTAGCGGAAGAGGGCCATCGCCGCCTTGGTTGTCGCCTGCCGCATCTGCTGCCAGGCCAGCCACAGGAAGACCGCCCCCAGCGCCAGGGCCGCGGCCACGTAGAAGACGCCGACGTCCCCGGTGAGCGCCAGGCTCAGCGTCGCGGCTACCGTGGCGACGGCATACACCAGGCTGCGGCGCCGCGCCTCGACCGCGCCCTTCGTGACCGGGAGCATGGGGACGCCTGCGTTCCGATAGTCGGACGTGTAGCCGATGGCTAGCGCCCAGAAGTGCGGCGGCGTCCAGAGGAAGACGATCGCGAACATGATTAGCGGCGCCGCGTCCAGGGAGTTCGTCACGGCAGCCCAGCCACAGAGCGGCGGCACCGCCCCGGCAGCGCCGCCGATGACGATGTTCTCGACCGTCGAGCGCTTCAGCCAGAGCGTGTAAACGAAGACGTAGAACAGGATCGCGCTCACCGCGAGCGAAGCGGTCAGCAGGTTGACGGCCGCCCACAGGAAGACGAAGGCGATGACACTCAGCGAGACCCCGAAGATCAGCGCGCGCTGCGGCGGGATCTGACCAGAGGGGATCGGGCGCCGCCGTGTGCGGCGCATGATCGCGTCGATGTCGCGGTCGAGGTAGCAGTTGATGGCGTTGGCGCCTCCAGCCGCGACGGCGCCCCCGGCGAGGGTGGCGATTGCCAGCCAGGGGTCAGGGAACCCGCCCGCGGCGACGAACATCGCCGGCAGCGTCGTCACCAGCAGGAGCTCGATGATCCGCGGTTTGGTGAGCGCAATGTAGGCGCCGAT
It encodes:
- a CDS encoding citrate synthase gives rise to the protein MNDTLARGLKDVVLDTTESSYIDGERGILLYRGYNIHDLAANSSFEEVTYLLLHGDLPTEEELNSFKKRLKAQRGLPKQVIEVIRLVQNAHPMDVLRTGVSALSAFDPDTEDMSREANLRKAERLTAQVPTIVAAHERVRRGLEPLEPRDDLDHAANWLYMMTGQTPSPEAVEAMDLDFLLHAEHGANASAFAARVTASTLSDMHSAITTAIGTLKGPLHGGAAEAVMKMALEIGTPERAAEYIRQRLDRGERIMGFGHRVYRAEDPRARHMRERSRILGAKLGHEEWYKLLQVVEQEMQRYQSRGIYVNVDFYAGSVYHLLGIPEDMFVPIFAIGRVPGWCIEILEQYDNNMLIRPLLKYVGPMNQKYVPLHERKN
- a CDS encoding cupredoxin domain-containing protein: MPQVPNNVKFGVPLMVVSFIVFSLALWGGAQLIKSDEAAATDGAADGGGGGGGGPVSVTVVARNLQFDKRSLTANAGAPFSVTLDNQDAGVLHNIAFYTSRSATQALVPNQSVGELFAGVASRTLTFTPPRAGSFFFRCDVHPDTMTGTFTVR
- a CDS encoding heme o synthase, with translation MTAPAAPIATAGVQIAGLRQTIGAYIALTKPRIIELLLVTTLPAMFVAAGGFPDPWLAIATLAGGAVAAGGANAINCYLDRDIDAIMRRTRRRPIPSGQIPPQRALIFGVSLSVIAFVFLWAAVNLLTASLAVSAILFYVFVYTLWLKRSTVENIVIGGAAGAVPPLCGWAAVTNSLDAAPLIMFAIVFLWTPPHFWALAIGYTSDYRNAGVPMLPVTKGAVEARRRSLVYAVATVAATLSLALTGDVGVFYVAAALALGAVFLWLAWQQMRQATTKAAMALFRYSLTYLALIFIAMMLDQFVRFT